One Halogeometricum sp. S1BR25-6 DNA segment encodes these proteins:
- a CDS encoding S16 family serine protease, with protein MEETILSRRGFLAGLGLGGVGGAGAVLGLTRAGEGFQSLATLAGGATLPAPTRYYLPAVDSFGDGLIVPFEVEFTDGEGELFVNLNGIEIRHDLQLALREARETATRLTGGSLTNTATHVTFEPPASGVLALRGKSWEAGLTVALVASLRQESLSQETLITGIVDDEGTLLPVGGIETKARAARAVGARELIVPAGEPTDVAVQGLRIVEAPSITDALDRIL; from the coding sequence GTGGAAGAGACGATTCTGTCACGGCGGGGGTTCCTCGCAGGACTCGGCCTCGGGGGCGTCGGCGGCGCTGGGGCGGTTCTCGGCCTCACGCGAGCGGGGGAGGGTTTTCAGTCGCTGGCGACGCTCGCTGGAGGGGCCACGCTTCCCGCCCCAACGCGCTACTACCTTCCAGCGGTCGACAGCTTCGGTGACGGTCTCATCGTCCCGTTCGAGGTGGAGTTCACCGACGGGGAGGGTGAGCTGTTCGTGAACCTGAACGGGATCGAAATCCGTCATGACCTCCAGCTCGCGCTCCGAGAGGCGAGAGAGACGGCCACACGTCTCACAGGGGGGTCGCTCACCAACACGGCGACGCACGTTACGTTCGAGCCCCCCGCCTCTGGCGTACTCGCACTCCGCGGGAAGAGCTGGGAGGCCGGTCTCACCGTCGCACTCGTCGCCAGCCTCCGTCAGGAGTCACTCTCACAAGAGACGCTCATCACGGGGATCGTCGACGACGAGGGCACGTTGCTCCCCGTCGGCGGGATCGAGACGAAAGCCCGCGCGGCGCGAGCAGTCGGCGCACGGGAGCTGATCGTCCCGGCGGGCGAACCGACGGACGTGGCTGTTCAAGGACTCCGAATCGTCGAAGCCCCCTCGATTACAGATGCACTCGACCGGATTCTGTGA
- a CDS encoding DUF7521 family protein: MHPGLIVAKLVTMVLGFLIAYQAYRGYRRNNSRPLLYVAIGFVFISFGAVIEGLLFDIVGLTLSDSGTVATIIVAVGMLCVLYALYGRDTKEMEE; this comes from the coding sequence ATGCACCCTGGACTCATCGTTGCCAAGCTCGTTACAATGGTTCTGGGATTCCTGATCGCCTATCAGGCGTACCGGGGCTACCGTCGGAACAACAGCCGACCGCTGCTCTATGTCGCGATTGGCTTCGTCTTCATCAGTTTCGGGGCCGTCATCGAGGGTCTCCTGTTCGACATCGTCGGACTCACACTCTCCGACTCGGGCACGGTAGCGACCATCATCGTGGCTGTCGGTATGCTCTGTGTCCTGTACGCGCTATACGGACGCGACACCAAAGAAATGGAGGAGTAA
- a CDS encoding plastocyanin/azurin family copper-binding protein — protein MTNSLSRRRMLQLTGGAAVVGLAGCTGTQINDGRAANGTPTETGHDDSGTESGHSDDEDDHDEAVGAPSDTAEVRMITEDGGYHFEPHVVRVNVGGTVTWHNESGSHSTTAYHPDNDQPQLVPDGVAAWDSGTVSEQGATFEHTFETEGVYHYYCTPHESLGMIGSVIVGEPDPHEQVALEEPPADKPERVREKLDELNGMIQTALGDDHEEDSQ, from the coding sequence ATGACCAACTCACTCTCACGTCGACGGATGCTCCAGCTGACTGGCGGTGCGGCAGTCGTTGGGCTTGCCGGGTGCACTGGAACGCAGATCAACGACGGCAGAGCGGCAAACGGCACGCCGACTGAGACTGGCCACGACGATAGCGGTACGGAGTCCGGTCACAGCGACGACGAGGATGACCACGACGAAGCAGTCGGGGCACCGTCCGATACGGCCGAGGTGCGGATGATCACCGAGGACGGCGGCTACCACTTCGAGCCACACGTCGTGCGGGTGAACGTCGGGGGAACCGTCACCTGGCACAACGAAAGCGGGAGTCACTCGACGACCGCCTACCACCCCGACAACGACCAGCCCCAGCTCGTCCCCGACGGCGTAGCCGCGTGGGACAGCGGCACCGTCTCCGAGCAGGGTGCGACGTTCGAACACACCTTCGAGACCGAGGGTGTCTACCACTACTACTGCACGCCCCACGAGAGCCTCGGGATGATCGGCAGCGTCATCGTCGGCGAGCCGGACCCCCACGAGCAGGTCGCACTCGAAGAGCCGCCGGCCGACAAGCCCGAGCGCGTCCGCGAGAAGCTCGACGAGCTGAACGGGATGATCCAGACGGCGCTCGGCGACGACCACGAAGAGGACAGCCAGTAG
- a CDS encoding ArsR/SmtB family transcription factor: MSEERDISGILEILDDDYARAILEATRRKQMSAKELSEECDMSVSTVSRRVNTLLEYDLLIERTHIDPDGHHYSEYEARLDRVDIQLLESGFDVRIELREDAADRFTRIWDTMRNE; the protein is encoded by the coding sequence GTGAGTGAGGAGCGAGACATCTCGGGGATCCTCGAGATCCTTGACGACGACTATGCACGCGCAATCCTCGAGGCGACTCGCCGAAAACAGATGTCCGCCAAGGAACTCAGCGAAGAGTGCGACATGTCAGTCTCAACAGTTTCCAGACGGGTCAACACGTTACTGGAGTACGATCTGCTTATCGAACGAACGCACATCGATCCGGATGGGCACCACTACAGCGAATACGAAGCCCGACTCGACCGCGTCGACATCCAGCTCCTCGAGTCGGGATTCGACGTCCGTATCGAACTTCGAGAAGACGCCGCCGACCGCTTTACGCGCATTTGGGATACTATGAGGAACGAATAA
- a CDS encoding universal stress protein, producing the protein MYTDILIPTDGSDNVEPAIQYGLELARRYDATVHALHVVDSSPIERKLELTALETDLETLPDTWYEAGDAATKQIETRAAEHGLDAVTEVRRGIPAREIRSYITDTGIDLVCMGTRGHTGLDRVLLGSVTKRIVRTVDIPVLSVKSKLTGTISESEIQGGFENILVPTDGSKPAREAVTHALDLARTYDATLHALYVVDRGAYSSRPGWTWDELQQVLKQNGGTVVEDIQSQAAAEGVSVTAEIAHGVPHQAIGEYCDQHEIDLVVMGTHGRSGLSRQLIGSVTERVLRNSDEPVLTIRGV; encoded by the coding sequence ATGTATACCGACATCCTCATCCCGACTGATGGCAGCGATAACGTCGAGCCCGCAATCCAATACGGACTTGAGCTCGCTCGCCGATACGACGCAACTGTCCACGCGCTCCACGTCGTCGACAGTTCGCCCATCGAGCGAAAGCTGGAACTGACTGCGCTGGAAACCGACCTGGAGACACTCCCAGACACGTGGTATGAGGCTGGCGATGCCGCCACCAAGCAGATCGAAACTCGAGCTGCAGAACATGGTCTCGACGCAGTAACTGAGGTTCGCCGTGGCATTCCAGCGCGTGAAATTCGTTCCTACATCACCGATACCGGGATCGACCTCGTCTGTATGGGAACCCGAGGACACACGGGTCTCGACCGAGTCCTACTCGGAAGTGTAACAAAGCGAATCGTTCGCACTGTCGACATTCCTGTGCTCAGTGTCAAATCGAAGCTGACGGGGACGATATCAGAATCCGAGATTCAGGGAGGCTTTGAGAATATCCTCGTCCCGACTGACGGGAGTAAACCCGCACGAGAGGCCGTTACTCACGCTCTTGATTTGGCTCGGACCTACGATGCGACACTTCATGCCCTCTACGTCGTCGATAGAGGGGCCTACTCGTCTCGCCCGGGATGGACGTGGGACGAACTACAGCAAGTCCTGAAGCAAAACGGGGGGACTGTCGTAGAAGACATCCAATCGCAGGCGGCTGCCGAGGGTGTTTCAGTCACTGCTGAGATCGCCCACGGCGTTCCTCATCAGGCAATAGGGGAGTACTGCGACCAGCACGAGATCGACCTCGTCGTGATGGGGACACACGGACGATCCGGCCTTTCACGACAGCTCATCGGAAGTGTGACCGAACGGGTTCTCCGGAACTCGGATGAGCCAGTTTTGACCATTCGAGGAGTGTAG
- a CDS encoding DoxX family protein — MSSREIQLESTIGGFTASGKLHTLSVWFILALRLMMGVAFFQSGVDKVLSGEFSAGGYLTGAVPNNGSPLADIFVAMGNTPRFVEFVNVAVPWGEVLIGLGLIVGAFTRLAAFWGAFMMLLFYFGNWDIAHGYINGDFAYMLVFLSVAAFGAGRILGLDAYIEQYKVDGVPLVERYPWTRYLLG; from the coding sequence ATGTCATCACGAGAGATTCAATTAGAAAGCACAATTGGCGGATTTACAGCGAGCGGGAAGCTTCACACCCTGAGCGTCTGGTTCATTCTTGCACTTCGACTGATGATGGGGGTCGCGTTCTTCCAGAGCGGTGTAGATAAGGTTCTCTCTGGGGAGTTCAGTGCTGGAGGCTACCTAACGGGGGCTGTCCCGAACAATGGGAGTCCACTTGCAGATATATTCGTCGCGATGGGGAACACGCCGAGGTTCGTTGAGTTCGTGAATGTTGCGGTGCCGTGGGGTGAGGTACTCATCGGGCTCGGACTAATTGTCGGCGCATTCACCCGTCTGGCGGCCTTTTGGGGAGCGTTCATGATGCTCCTCTTTTACTTCGGGAACTGGGACATCGCACACGGCTACATCAACGGGGACTTCGCGTACATGCTCGTTTTCCTCTCTGTCGCCGCTTTCGGCGCAGGACGTATCCTCGGTCTTGATGCGTATATTGAACAGTACAAGGTTGATGGTGTACCACTCGTGGAACGGTATCCCTGGACCCGATACCTTCTGGGATGA
- the acnA gene encoding aconitate hydratase AcnA, with amino-acid sequence MAETDPFDAIREFEFDGDTYQMADLTTLEEAGLCELDRLPVSIRVLLESVLRNVDGDTITADDVRNVASWEPDVPDVELPFTPSRVVLQDLTGVPAVVDLAALRSAVERKGENPGLVEPEVPCDLVIDHSVQVDFFGSEDAYEKNVELEYERNGERYRALKWAQQAFDDFRVVPPGTGIVHQVNLEYLGQVVHARERDGENWLLPDTLVGTDSHTPMIGGIGVVGWGVGGIEAEAAMLGQPITMKLPEVVGVRLTGELPEGATATDLVLHVTEQLREVGVVDRFVEFFGPGVANLTVPDRATIANMAPEQGSTISMFGVDEATLDYLELTGRDEEHIELVREYLDAQGLFGEQNPEYTETVELDLSTITPSLAGPKRPQDRVPMDDMQTHFRRLVHGEFEDELDDVDEDALTRWLGESSAPDTDRPDPDLPGPDVGDLNKRVEVNVNGETTEIGHGSVVVSAITSCTNTSNPSVMLAAGLLARNAVEKGLDVPAYVKTSLAPGSRVVTEYLEASGLLPYLEDLGYNVVGYGCTTCIGNAGPLPEPIERAIDAEDLWTTSVLSGNRNFEARIHPKVRANYLASPPLVVAYGLAGRMDIDLEHDPLGTDDDGNPVYLSDIWPGADEIHAAVHDSVDSSMFEEKYAEVFEGDERWEALDAPSGDVYEWDDSSTYIREPPFFKDFPLEKPGVTDIEDASTLMLLGDTVTTDHISPAGPFSREQPAGEWLVDQGVEPHEFNTYGARRGNHEVMMRGTFANVRIENEMLDDVEGGYTIHQPTGEKTTVFEASRRYREDDTPLVVFAGEELGTGSSRDWAAKGTDLLGVRATIAESYERIFRDNLVGMGVLPLQFAEGDSWESIGLDGSERVAIHGLDDGLDVNDDLTVVAERTDGSTVEFPVTAQVGTPAAVRYVENGGILHLVLRRLLSQG; translated from the coding sequence ATGGCCGAAACCGATCCTTTCGACGCGATACGCGAGTTCGAGTTCGACGGGGATACCTACCAGATGGCGGACCTCACCACCCTCGAAGAGGCAGGACTCTGCGAACTGGATCGTCTGCCGGTCAGCATCCGCGTCCTCCTCGAATCCGTCCTCCGGAACGTCGACGGTGACACGATCACCGCCGATGACGTTCGGAACGTCGCCTCCTGGGAACCCGACGTCCCGGATGTCGAACTCCCGTTCACGCCGTCGCGCGTCGTCCTCCAGGACCTCACCGGCGTCCCCGCTGTCGTCGACCTCGCAGCACTCCGCTCGGCGGTCGAGCGGAAGGGAGAGAATCCAGGTCTCGTCGAGCCGGAGGTGCCCTGTGACCTCGTCATCGACCACAGCGTACAGGTCGATTTCTTCGGCTCCGAGGACGCCTACGAGAAGAACGTCGAGTTGGAGTACGAGCGCAACGGCGAACGCTATCGCGCCCTCAAGTGGGCACAGCAGGCGTTCGACGACTTCCGCGTCGTCCCGCCGGGGACGGGCATCGTCCACCAGGTAAACCTCGAATATCTCGGCCAGGTGGTTCACGCTCGCGAGCGCGACGGCGAGAACTGGCTCCTCCCCGACACGCTCGTCGGCACGGACAGTCACACGCCGATGATCGGCGGCATCGGCGTCGTCGGCTGGGGCGTCGGCGGCATCGAAGCCGAGGCAGCCATGCTCGGCCAGCCCATCACGATGAAGCTTCCCGAAGTCGTCGGCGTCCGTCTCACCGGCGAACTTCCCGAAGGAGCCACAGCGACTGATCTCGTCCTGCACGTCACGGAGCAGCTCCGCGAAGTCGGGGTCGTCGACCGCTTCGTCGAGTTCTTCGGTCCCGGCGTGGCGAACCTCACGGTCCCCGACCGGGCCACTATCGCGAATATGGCCCCTGAGCAGGGCTCGACCATCTCGATGTTCGGCGTCGACGAGGCGACGTTGGACTACCTCGAACTCACGGGACGTGACGAGGAGCACATCGAACTCGTTCGCGAATATCTCGATGCACAGGGACTGTTCGGTGAACAGAACCCCGAGTACACCGAAACGGTCGAACTCGATCTCTCGACGATCACGCCGAGTCTAGCAGGACCGAAGCGGCCCCAGGATCGCGTCCCGATGGACGACATGCAGACGCACTTCAGGAGGCTGGTCCACGGCGAATTCGAGGACGAACTTGACGACGTCGACGAGGATGCACTCACCCGATGGCTCGGTGAAAGCAGTGCGCCCGATACTGACCGACCTGACCCCGACCTTCCAGGGCCGGATGTCGGTGACCTCAACAAACGAGTGGAAGTCAACGTGAACGGCGAGACCACCGAAATCGGACACGGGAGCGTCGTGGTGAGCGCCATCACCAGTTGTACCAACACCTCGAATCCGTCCGTGATGCTCGCGGCGGGCCTCCTTGCCCGCAACGCCGTAGAGAAGGGCCTCGACGTTCCGGCGTACGTTAAGACGAGTCTCGCGCCCGGAAGTCGCGTCGTCACCGAATATCTCGAAGCGTCGGGACTGCTCCCGTACCTCGAGGACCTCGGCTACAACGTCGTCGGCTACGGCTGTACGACCTGTATCGGGAACGCCGGGCCGCTCCCCGAACCTATCGAGCGCGCAATCGACGCCGAGGACCTCTGGACGACGAGCGTCCTCTCGGGCAATCGCAACTTCGAGGCACGGATCCATCCGAAAGTGCGAGCGAACTACCTCGCCAGTCCGCCGCTCGTAGTCGCCTACGGCCTTGCTGGTCGCATGGACATCGATCTCGAACACGACCCGCTTGGGACGGACGATGACGGCAATCCAGTCTACCTCTCGGACATCTGGCCCGGCGCCGACGAGATCCACGCGGCGGTTCACGACAGCGTCGACTCGTCGATGTTCGAGGAGAAGTACGCGGAGGTATTCGAGGGTGACGAGCGGTGGGAAGCGCTCGATGCGCCGAGCGGTGACGTTTACGAGTGGGACGACTCCTCGACGTATATTCGCGAGCCGCCCTTTTTCAAGGACTTCCCGCTGGAGAAACCGGGCGTTACAGACATCGAAGACGCCAGCACGCTGATGCTGCTCGGTGACACGGTCACGACCGACCACATCAGCCCGGCGGGCCCGTTCTCTCGCGAGCAACCGGCCGGTGAGTGGCTCGTCGACCAGGGCGTCGAACCCCACGAGTTCAACACGTACGGCGCCCGCCGGGGCAACCACGAGGTAATGATGCGTGGTACGTTCGCCAACGTCCGCATCGAGAACGAGATGCTCGACGACGTTGAGGGCGGGTACACGATTCACCAGCCAACCGGCGAAAAGACGACGGTCTTCGAAGCGAGCCGCCGCTATCGAGAGGACGACACGCCGCTCGTCGTGTTCGCCGGCGAGGAACTCGGCACTGGGTCGAGTCGCGACTGGGCCGCGAAGGGGACCGACCTCCTGGGCGTTCGTGCCACTATCGCCGAAAGTTACGAACGGATCTTCCGAGACAACCTCGTCGGCATGGGTGTCCTCCCACTCCAATTCGCCGAGGGCGACTCGTGGGAATCGATCGGTCTCGATGGCTCGGAACGGGTTGCGATTCACGGCCTTGACGACGGCCTCGACGTGAACGACGATCTCACAGTCGTTGCAGAACGCACCGACGGCTCGACGGTGGAATTCCCGGTCACGGCGCAGGTTGGGACGCCTGCAGCAGTTCGATACGTCGAAAACGGAGGCATCCTCCACCTCGTCCTCCGACGGTTACTTTCTCAAGGGTAA
- a CDS encoding DUF7521 family protein, whose protein sequence is MVATTTAVLIGVRLLVLALGILITYYSFEAYRRTGTYYMRNAAIGFGIITLGVFIEGVLFEFGGLDLALVHIIESVAIGLGFVVLLISLRR, encoded by the coding sequence GTGGTCGCGACAACGACGGCGGTTCTGATCGGCGTCCGCTTGCTCGTACTCGCACTCGGTATTCTGATCACGTACTACAGTTTCGAGGCGTATCGACGAACGGGTACGTATTATATGCGAAATGCTGCAATTGGCTTTGGAATCATCACTCTTGGTGTGTTCATTGAAGGAGTATTGTTCGAGTTCGGGGGGCTTGATCTCGCTCTTGTCCACATCATCGAATCGGTCGCCATCGGGCTTGGATTCGTGGTTCTTCTCATCTCGCTTCGCCGGTAG